DNA sequence from the Prolixibacter sp. SD074 genome:
GCGAACGCATGGAAGCTTCCTATGTGCTTGAATCATTAGGTTGGGAACCGATTCGCCTGGAGGCGAAAGAAGGGCTTGCTCTTTTGAACGGAACGCAGTTCATGCTGGCTCATGGTATTTTCACACTGCTTAAGGCTTTCCGAATTGCTAAATACGCCGATATCATCGGGGCATTGTCGCTCGACGCTTTCAATGGACTTATCGGACCATTCGAGGAGCGTATCCAGCGCATTCGTCCACATCACGGTCAGATTGAAACGGCACGTAATTTCCGATCCATCCTGTCTGGAAGTGAGCTGATAGAAAGACCCAAGAAACACGTACAGGATCCTTATTCATTCCGCTGTATTCCGCAGGTTCATGGTGCAGTGAAGGATGCTATTGATTATGTGGCCAATGTTATTGAAGTGGAGATGAACTCGGTTACCGATAATCCAACCATTTTCCCGGAAGATGACATGATTGTTTCCGGTGGTAATTTCCATGGTGAGCCGTTGGCGCTTTCACTTGACTTTTTGGCTATCGCCTTATCGGAGCTTGGGAGTATCTCGGAAAGAAGGACCTACCGGTTGATTTCCGGTGAACGTGAATTGCCTGAATTCCTGGTGGCCAATCCGGGATTGAATTCCGGTTTCATGATTCCGCAATACGCGGCCGCTTCCATTGTGAGTCAGAGCAAGCAATTGTGTACGCCGGCGTCAGTCGATTCCATTCCTTCCTCGAACGAGCAGGAAGATCATGTGAGTATGGGAGGAAATGCGGCTACCAAGGTGTTGAAAGTAGCAGACAATACGTTGAAGATTCTTTCCATCGAACTGTATAATGCATCACAGGCGCTGGAGTTTCGCCGGCCGTTGAAGACCTCGCCGTACCTGGAGGATTTTCTGGCGCAATACCGGACTCGTGTTGATTTTGTAGAAGAAGACACCTTGATGTACGAAGGCATCAACCAAACCATCGATTTTTTGGATAAAGGCAGATTTGCCTGATAAAATAAAAAAGCCGGAGTAAATTGCTCCGGCTTTTCTTTTAGTCTTTATCGTGTTTCCTTTGATACTCTTTCATCAGGTAACTCCTAAATTTCCGCTCAGTGAAATAGAGTGTCACAACCTTATTGGCCGGAAGTACCTTTAGCAATTTGTCATTGTATTCTTTCATGATTTGTCCTTCACGAAGATGGATATCGGCGTATTTTTCTGCCATTTGACGAAATTGGGCATCGGTCATAGTGGTTGAATCGTTGTGAAACGCATCTTCCAGGTCCCTTTTCTCATGCCATATCTTTTCACGTTCACTTTCCAGCATGTTATATACTGGCCAGAAGTTTTGTGCTTCTTCAGGAGTCAATGACAATTGTTCTGTCAGGAAGGCAATTTTTTGGTTTTTGATGGCATCCCATCCGGGAAAATCTTTTTTTGAATGGTGTTGGGCAAAGAGCGAAGATGCGGAGAGGAACAATATTGCGATAAGTATTAGCTTTTTCATTATTCCGGTATTTTTATTGATTGTAATTTCGAAGGATTTCCAAATCGGAGGAATTCATAACAATATAATCTTCTATTTGCTGCGACGTCAACGTGTCTGTTGACATCGTATTGTCGGCATCAGTGAGGGCGCTCAAAATCTGAAGATCGTCAGAGCTGGAGAAAACCTGGTAGTCCATCAGTGTTTCAAAATAACTGTCTCCGGGTGCATCAGTCTGAACCGTATTTCCCGGATGTTTGGCCAGGTAATTATTCCATATTCCCGGCAGGAAATTTTCAAGCGGGACATACAACAGGAAGAAAACTAACGCAAAACTGGCGGCCAGTCCCAGGACCGGCTTGAGTATACTTAACCACTGTAGCCTCGGGACAGGCTTCTCTTCTGCCCGGATGCGGCTGTTCAACCGTTTGGAGAAGGTCTCAAAATAAGCCTCCGGGGTACCGAACGGATTCTCCTTTTTAATATGGGAGAGTGGTGACTCTTTATGTTCGTTGTGCTCCTTCATCGGAATTTTAAGCTTTCGGAATTTTAGACACGATTCGCTACCAAAGGTTTAATCCACTATCGTTAATTGTTTTCAATGTATGCTTCAATTTTTTTTACAGCATGATGGTAGGAGGCTTTAAGGGCTCCTACTGATGTTTCCAGAATTTCAGAGATCTCCTGATATTTCATTTCATCGAAGTATTTCATATTGAAAACCAACCGCTGTTTGTCGGGTAACGTGAGGATGGCTTTCTGTAATTTCAATTGTGCCTGGTCGCCGTCAAAATATTGGTCGGCTTCCAGTGTCGACAAAAGAAATTCGCTTCCTTCATCCAGTAAATGACGGGATTTTCGTTTGCGCTCGTTGATAAAACTTAACGCTTCGTTGGTGGCAATGCGGTACAGCCAGGTGTAAAGGCTCGAATCGGCCCGAAAATTTCCAACACTTTTCCAGACTTTCAAAAGGACATTCTGTAGTACATCATCAGCATCATCATGATTCACCACGATCTTGCGAACATGCCAATACAATCGCTCCTGATATGATTTTACCAGGATGTGAAAGGCCATGGCTCGCCTGGTTTCGTCCTTCAGATCGTTTATTAATTCCTTTTCGTCGATGTGCATGCAAATGCAGAATTCCCTTCTTATTCAGAAAAAATAAGACTGTGAATAAAGGTAAAGGTTTAACCGGTTGTTATACCCGGAATGAAAAACTTTGTTCTGCCAACATCTCATAAACCTTCTCATCGAACCTAAAAAGCCGGGCTGCACGGTGCGCAACGCCTGTTTGCATTTTCCCGGTGTCAACTACCAAATGCATTTTTTGAATTTTTTTGCGGAAGTTCCTGGTGTCAAGTTCGATTCCCAAAACGGTTTCGTACAACTGCTGTAGTTGTGTGAGCGTAAACATCTCCGGAAGCAGATGGAATCCAACCGGCCTGATTTGCACTTCCTCGCGCAGGCGCTTGAGTGCTTTTTCAACCATCGCATTGTGGTCGAAAATCAATTCAGGAACTTTGTCGATATCGTACCATTCCAGCGATTTCAATAAGCTGGAACCACGAATGTTATAATGCTCTGGGTTAATCAGGGCGTAATAAACAACCGAAACAACCCGCAGAAAGGAAACACGCTCGGTTTCGCCAAAGGCGCCCAATTGCTTCAAATAGATATCTTTTATCCCTGTTGCTGTTTCCAGGATATCTCTGGCAAAATCGTTAATGGAACGATCGACCGGAACATGGCCGCCAGGCAAACCGATGGGTTTTTCGTAAGGGAACTTTCCGTCAGGCTCTGTTTCTGCATATGGAGCAAAGGCATCAGGATTCTTGATCGGTGCGTCGAGTTGTTCCTTGTCGTATTCCAGTAATAACACTTTCAATTTCTTCTCGTGGAAGCCGAAGATCACACAATCAATCGAGAGTGAAGGGATAATGTTCATATTCTCACTTTTCTACAAAAGTAGAAATCCTCATTAAAATCTCATGATTTTCCCTTTAAATGATGTTCTTAAATAGGTTTACATATAAAAAAGAAGATGAATTAACATTGAAATTGTGATTTAGCGATGAATTAATTGATCCCATTGGATTGGAACGAGGACGCGCTTCTTCTCACAGAAAATAGTAACTTTGCCCACCGAAAATTTTAAACGTAAGGAGAATAAGATGGCATTGCAATGTGGAATTGTTGGGTTGCCCAACGTTGGAAAATCAACCTTGTTTAACTGTTTGTCGAACGCCCGGGCGCAATCGGCCAATTTTCCCTTTTGCACCATTGAACCGAATGTGGGTGTTATTACCGTTCCCGATAAGCGGTTAATTGAGTTGGAGAAGATTGACAAACCGAAACGGGTTGTGCCCACTACCGTCGAAATAGTTGACATTGCTGGCTTGGTAAAAGGGGCGAGCAAAGGCGAAGGATTGGGCAACCAATTCCTGGCCAACATTCGTGAAGTGGATGCTATTATTCATGTTTTACGCTGTTTTGAGAACGATAATATTACGCACGTCGACGGTTCG
Encoded proteins:
- a CDS encoding NUDIX hydrolase, which translates into the protein MNIIPSLSIDCVIFGFHEKKLKVLLLEYDKEQLDAPIKNPDAFAPYAETEPDGKFPYEKPIGLPGGHVPVDRSINDFARDILETATGIKDIYLKQLGAFGETERVSFLRVVSVVYYALINPEHYNIRGSSLLKSLEWYDIDKVPELIFDHNAMVEKALKRLREEVQIRPVGFHLLPEMFTLTQLQQLYETVLGIELDTRNFRKKIQKMHLVVDTGKMQTGVAHRAARLFRFDEKVYEMLAEQSFSFRV
- a CDS encoding EI24 domain-containing protein; its protein translation is MKEHNEHKESPLSHIKKENPFGTPEAYFETFSKRLNSRIRAEEKPVPRLQWLSILKPVLGLAASFALVFFLLYVPLENFLPGIWNNYLAKHPGNTVQTDAPGDSYFETLMDYQVFSSSDDLQILSALTDADNTMSTDTLTSQQIEDYIVMNSSDLEILRNYNQ
- a CDS encoding RNA polymerase sigma factor, whose protein sequence is MHIDEKELINDLKDETRRAMAFHILVKSYQERLYWHVRKIVVNHDDADDVLQNVLLKVWKSVGNFRADSSLYTWLYRIATNEALSFINERKRKSRHLLDEGSEFLLSTLEADQYFDGDQAQLKLQKAILTLPDKQRLVFNMKYFDEMKYQEISEILETSVGALKASYHHAVKKIEAYIENN
- the hutH gene encoding histidine ammonia-lyase; its protein translation is MSENIHYISPAKLTFDDVEDLLENHKTLALSEESKKLINDCKNWLDKKLAGSEEPIYGINTGFGALCDREIPKDDLSKLQENLVLSHACNIGPELPHEVIKLMLFLKAHALSYGKSGVQVKTVQRIIDMFNHDIVPVVCEQGSLGASGDLAPLAMLFLPLLGRGEVYYRGERMEASYVLESLGWEPIRLEAKEGLALLNGTQFMLAHGIFTLLKAFRIAKYADIIGALSLDAFNGLIGPFEERIQRIRPHHGQIETARNFRSILSGSELIERPKKHVQDPYSFRCIPQVHGAVKDAIDYVANVIEVEMNSVTDNPTIFPEDDMIVSGGNFHGEPLALSLDFLAIALSELGSISERRTYRLISGERELPEFLVANPGLNSGFMIPQYAAASIVSQSKQLCTPASVDSIPSSNEQEDHVSMGGNAATKVLKVADNTLKILSIELYNASQALEFRRPLKTSPYLEDFLAQYRTRVDFVEEDTLMYEGINQTIDFLDKGRFA